In Longimicrobium sp., the sequence CCTCAAAGTCTTACAGCGAAAGCGCTAAGGAGACTTTCGGGCAGGCGGCCGACGCGGCGCGGAAGGTGATGGACGGCTTCCGCGCGGGGTTCAACCGGGGGTAGCCGGGGGGCGATGCGAGCCGATGCAAGGAACCGCCTAGCAAGAAGTGGAACCGACCTTGCGTGAGGGGTGTTCGGCGCGGACGGGCCGCGCCGCACTTCCGCCCCTGACGGAGAGCCGATCATGAACAAGTCGGAGTTCATCGACGCAGTGGCCGACAAGGCCGAACTCACCAGGGCAGCGGCGGCGCGCGTGGTGGATGCGATCTTCGACACCGCGTCGGGCGCCATCTCCGAGGCAGTGCATGCCGCGGGGTCGCTGTCCATTCCCGGCTTCGGGAAGTTCACCCGCCGCACCCGCGCCTCGCGCACCGGGCGCAATCCACGCACGGGGACCGAGATCAAGATTCCCGAGCGCACCACCGTGAGCTTCAGCGCCGGGCGCGGGCTGAAGGAGCAGCGCAGCACCTCGCGCCGCAAGTCGCCGCTGGCCACGGCGGCGGGCGCGGCGGCCGGCGCGGCGCTGGGCGCGGCCGCGGCAGGGGCGGCCAGCCGGTCCGGCGGCTCTCGCAAGTCTTCGTCGCGCTCGGGCGGAACCACCAGCGGCTCGTCCTCGTCGCGCAGCAGCGGCAGCAAGAGCAGCGGCGGCTCGTCGTCCGGCTCGCGCAGCACGGCATCGAAGAGCGGCGGCTCGTCGTCGAAGAGCAGCGGGTCCAAGAGCAGCGGGTCCAAGAGCAGCGGCGGTGGCTCGTCGTCCAAGAGCAGCGGCTCCAAGAGCGGCGGCGGCTCGTCGTCGAAGAGCGGCGGATCGTCCGGCGGCTCGTCGTCGAAGAGCGGCGGATCGTCTTCCTCCAAGAGCGGCGGATCGTCTTCCTCCAAGAGCGGCGGGTCTTCCTCGAAGAGCGGCGGATCGTCATCCAAGAGCAGCGGTTCCAAGAGCGGCGGGTCGAAGAGCGCCGGGTCAAAGAGCAGCGGCGCGAAGAGCAGCGCCCGCAAGAACTCCTGACGCCAGCGGTTCAGGTTCTCCGGCCCGCGGGGCCGCACCGGCAACGGTGCGGCCCCGTGGCCGTTTTGCAGGTGGATGGAAGATTTCAGGGCGGCGCGGGGACGAGCAGAAGCGTGGCGCGAACGGGGATCGCCTCACTCCCGGCGCCCGATTTTCGAGGGATTGACCGGTGTAGCGGGTGTGTTTATATTGCGCTTTCCGCGCCCCACGCGGACCGATCCAATCGGCATGCGGCACCCGGGGGACCCCAGGATTCGGGTCCCCTCCTGATTTTCCCCACGACACCTGACGCATCCGGAAAACTCGCGTGGTCGAGATCGAGCTTGGCGAGAACGATCGCCTGGACTGGGCCCTCAAGCAGTTCCGCCGCCGCATGATCCGCTCGGGGCTGTTCAAGGACATGCGCCGCAAGCGGTTCTTCGAGAAGCCCAGCGAGGCTCGCAAGGCCAAGACGAAGGCCGCACAGCGCCGCCGCGCCAAGGACCGGCGCAACGCCCGCCGCGCCGCAACGCTG encodes:
- a CDS encoding HU family DNA-binding protein; protein product: MNKSEFIDAVADKAELTRAAAARVVDAIFDTASGAISEAVHAAGSLSIPGFGKFTRRTRASRTGRNPRTGTEIKIPERTTVSFSAGRGLKEQRSTSRRKSPLATAAGAAAGAALGAAAAGAASRSGGSRKSSSRSGGTTSGSSSSRSSGSKSSGGSSSGSRSTASKSGGSSSKSSGSKSSGSKSSGGGSSSKSSGSKSGGGSSSKSGGSSGGSSSKSGGSSSSKSGGSSSSKSGGSSSKSGGSSSKSSGSKSGGSKSAGSKSSGAKSSARKNS
- the rpsU gene encoding 30S ribosomal protein S21; its protein translation is MVEIELGENDRLDWALKQFRRRMIRSGLFKDMRRKRFFEKPSEARKAKTKAAQRRRAKDRRNARRAATL